ATGTCAGTTACTGATCAACATAAGACACATCAATCATTTGGTGGTAAAGTTGTTATTCTAGGAGGTAATTTCAAACAGATACTTCCGGTGATTCCGAAAGGGAGTAGACATGATATATTGATATCAGTTATTAACTCATCCCATCCGTGGTCGTTTTGTAAGGTTCTGAAACTGCATACGAACATGAGGCTTCTAATGTCTTTTTTAGATCAAGATGAAGGTGAAAGGAAGAGATTTGCTAATTGGATACTTGAtgttgaaaatgaaaatattggTTCTGCTGTTGGTGATGAATTAGAAATTGAAATTCCAGATGATCTATTGATTACAACTACTGATGACCCTCTCTCTCATTTGGTAGACTTTGCATATCCAAATTTGTTATAAAACATGTCAGATTACAGCTTACAGGTATTTTCAGAGTAGAAAAATTCTTACACCTACACTTGAGAGTGTCGAGAAGGTAAACGATTTTGTCTTAACAATCTTTTCAAGTATTGAAAAGGAGTATTTGAGTTCTgacacaacatgt
The genomic region above belongs to Arachis duranensis cultivar V14167 chromosome 3, aradu.V14167.gnm2.J7QH, whole genome shotgun sequence and contains:
- the LOC107478646 gene encoding uncharacterized protein LOC107478646, which codes for MLFEILDRTLKNLMSVTDQHKTHQSFGGKVVILGGNFKQILPVIPKGSRHDILISVINSSHPWSFCKVLKLHTNMRLLMSFLDQDEGERKRFANWILDVENENIGSAVGDELEIEIPDDLLITTTDDPLSHLSRKILTPTLESVEKVNDFVLTIFSSIEKEYLSSDTTCQADENEDVQQEWFTPEFLNHIKCLGLSNHKLTLKSGVAIMLL